One window of Pseudobacteriovorax antillogorgiicola genomic DNA carries:
- a CDS encoding zinc-dependent metalloprotease codes for MTKQFNNPLKKVLLVMLAIAVVPSCQKKRSPDFVQGDGENLYSISDYQGKSFTITTGANRFKGQTSKADVIEIIDGFDGINSLDAVEFSVSEGLFANIDLSDYYFYGKENADYTLSYSMTDSHVILSKVAAKEDIPSQELTYATKLANGSYSVPMMGLPVSLYTVEKVKDSRGKSTQQNATFSKDYLSESTHFKVSKDSIKYFDAPKKLDLLPASFFTGDDEWVYTKTLVGRAINSKSILGDTPSALKIKFARTKNSILGVDLNIAKEQEVLDPTKTIVALEIPVKWVDFALTKSGSNAQLEETMLDDDESGARFWEERAYGLVDFNNADRLGQSLTQDNKLEKLEIGNDYFSFTIYESTTGNTYKYSLKKDNRKLDGQRIFAADKRMFHIFYNRRNVINGNLYQQDADFEKLDFANRIYPEDGEIVFNITKNTPNDPIYLEAIQASVDAWDKAFTEAGTGIRVRLDDKRVDLGDVRYNQISFYGYEIDSSMNGGGMLLGFGPSVQDTRNGVTFSASTHIYLRAYREGIIRSVRSFVRNELGLYDDKAVKGIQLIDLADGILEGGALINSKIGFAESKESLFDVNDEDLFAPIAKAKVKPKDSTELQAAIPAFARTSFSDSGCGFAAVASSSNNWKKIRNECLKGNSSLDSYLKKLKEAHSNNSEVLNLEGEEEAILSCAQNLMKDTLISTLIHEIGHNLGLGHNFAASSDEPNFAKKEDKKTYAYPSSSVMDYPDRDFDLFSKAGPYDVAAIKYLYGRKVDLKDGTTVEIPANTSVADAAAQAGSSKDELKKYRMCTDSENNGNDPFFDPLCRKWDVGSKPQEYVTWAVSQIHAGIIQNGYVYNNKVFSGRVGVDTYFLAFRQIYEYWRYLIYNYPGVGRYLEGDKGTLEELQKIVDAEAANGNVEYKNYFEASKLIFNFLTDVLFQPLKVCQVYNEEDRASIVEFRKFRSNLFATRGVTVQNCKEAEKYLVEDYSELLGENLGVIEYGQSVQSLELDLDPDVLAEKLKEVYTYADYFSALNPVYSYGFEEIKNLAMVTLFRKSPNLQPNFNRGFYPSMMDSREYSQLIREKLLDRVINGLDGKTVGLTGGHLPFFKEEQGVYLTALSTFINRADRANSASRPIRRSFTATVKLNEKASGYAGDSGTLYRLDSNGMLNIATESRNPDLYKMMKRLNLLDQLFKGDIETVDIVMEKIEKNSGDLRVDFNRKRLEDFMSQLLREAVDTFAEEEIYFTPEQYNALLTMLDMGDDFDRTEEGAFDEVIANLKNKLVEFTENRFEISKLDILTKDELNSFMSVLGSSDLSAQYGLLYNLVEP; via the coding sequence ATGACGAAACAGTTCAACAACCCACTCAAAAAGGTATTGCTGGTGATGCTTGCCATCGCAGTAGTTCCTTCATGTCAGAAGAAAAGGTCTCCTGACTTCGTTCAGGGCGATGGAGAAAACCTATACTCCATCTCAGATTACCAGGGTAAGAGTTTTACGATTACCACGGGGGCGAATAGGTTCAAGGGTCAAACATCAAAAGCAGATGTTATCGAGATTATCGATGGCTTTGATGGAATCAATAGCCTCGATGCCGTTGAGTTTTCTGTGAGCGAGGGACTTTTCGCTAATATTGACCTTAGTGACTATTATTTCTATGGAAAAGAAAACGCAGATTATACGCTTAGCTACTCCATGACAGATAGCCATGTGATCCTCTCAAAGGTAGCAGCGAAAGAGGATATTCCTTCTCAGGAGCTTACCTACGCTACTAAACTAGCAAACGGTAGTTACTCTGTACCAATGATGGGCCTCCCTGTATCTCTTTATACAGTTGAAAAAGTTAAGGACTCTCGTGGCAAAAGTACTCAGCAGAACGCTACTTTTTCTAAAGACTATCTCTCAGAGTCAACGCACTTCAAGGTCAGCAAAGATAGTATCAAATATTTCGATGCTCCCAAGAAGTTGGATTTGCTTCCTGCGTCATTTTTTACTGGTGATGATGAGTGGGTTTATACAAAGACACTTGTTGGTCGTGCAATCAACAGCAAGTCGATTCTAGGTGATACACCTTCTGCACTAAAGATAAAATTTGCTCGTACTAAGAACAGTATCCTCGGTGTGGATCTAAATATCGCGAAAGAGCAAGAAGTGCTCGACCCGACTAAGACTATTGTAGCTCTTGAGATTCCTGTTAAGTGGGTCGACTTTGCTCTTACAAAGTCTGGTTCAAACGCCCAACTCGAAGAAACTATGCTCGATGATGATGAGTCAGGTGCCCGCTTCTGGGAGGAAAGAGCTTACGGCCTAGTCGACTTCAACAATGCTGATCGTCTTGGGCAAAGCTTAACGCAAGACAACAAGCTTGAAAAACTTGAGATTGGCAATGACTATTTCTCTTTTACTATCTATGAATCTACCACTGGAAACACATATAAGTACTCGCTTAAGAAAGACAATCGTAAGCTGGATGGGCAAAGAATCTTTGCAGCAGACAAGCGAATGTTTCATATTTTCTACAACAGGCGAAATGTGATCAATGGTAACCTTTATCAGCAAGATGCCGATTTTGAAAAGCTAGACTTTGCAAACCGGATCTATCCTGAAGATGGTGAAATCGTCTTTAATATTACCAAAAATACTCCAAATGACCCGATCTACTTGGAAGCTATTCAAGCTTCAGTTGACGCTTGGGACAAGGCTTTTACAGAAGCAGGAACCGGAATCAGGGTTCGCCTTGACGATAAACGGGTGGACCTTGGTGATGTTCGCTACAACCAAATTTCATTCTACGGCTACGAAATTGACTCTTCCATGAATGGTGGTGGGATGCTTCTTGGTTTCGGGCCGTCGGTTCAGGACACTAGAAATGGTGTCACCTTTTCAGCTTCTACTCATATCTATCTTCGCGCTTATCGCGAGGGAATCATTAGGAGTGTTAGAAGCTTTGTTCGAAACGAACTTGGGCTATATGATGACAAAGCAGTAAAGGGAATTCAACTAATCGATCTCGCTGATGGTATCCTGGAGGGGGGAGCGTTAATTAATAGCAAGATTGGGTTTGCAGAGTCAAAAGAATCCCTGTTTGATGTGAACGATGAAGACCTGTTTGCGCCAATTGCGAAAGCTAAAGTTAAACCTAAAGATTCAACAGAATTGCAAGCTGCTATTCCAGCGTTCGCTAGAACCTCATTTTCAGACTCTGGTTGTGGCTTTGCAGCAGTTGCTTCAAGCTCCAACAACTGGAAGAAAATTAGGAACGAGTGCTTAAAGGGAAATTCGAGTTTAGATTCTTACCTTAAAAAGTTGAAAGAAGCGCATTCGAACAATTCTGAAGTTTTGAACCTAGAAGGTGAGGAAGAGGCGATACTCTCCTGTGCTCAAAACTTGATGAAGGATACCTTAATTTCAACATTGATTCATGAAATCGGCCACAACTTAGGGCTTGGTCACAACTTTGCTGCAAGTAGCGATGAGCCTAACTTTGCCAAGAAAGAGGACAAGAAAACTTACGCATACCCTTCTTCTTCCGTAATGGATTACCCTGACAGAGACTTCGACCTATTCTCTAAAGCAGGCCCGTATGATGTGGCCGCTATCAAGTACCTATATGGTAGAAAAGTAGATCTTAAGGATGGCACTACCGTTGAGATCCCAGCCAACACTAGTGTCGCGGATGCTGCAGCTCAAGCAGGTAGCTCAAAAGATGAGTTGAAAAAATACCGGATGTGTACTGACTCTGAGAATAATGGCAACGATCCGTTCTTCGATCCTTTGTGTCGAAAATGGGATGTTGGATCTAAGCCTCAAGAGTACGTTACGTGGGCTGTTAGCCAGATACATGCTGGAATCATCCAAAATGGTTACGTGTACAATAACAAGGTTTTTAGTGGCAGAGTTGGTGTGGATACCTACTTCCTAGCGTTCAGGCAAATTTACGAGTACTGGAGATACTTGATCTACAACTACCCAGGTGTTGGCCGGTATTTAGAAGGCGATAAGGGTACGTTAGAAGAGCTGCAGAAAATTGTTGATGCGGAAGCAGCAAATGGAAACGTTGAATATAAGAACTATTTTGAGGCGTCAAAATTGATTTTTAACTTTTTGACAGATGTCCTCTTTCAGCCATTGAAAGTTTGCCAAGTATACAACGAGGAAGATCGAGCCAGCATTGTGGAGTTCAGAAAGTTTCGATCGAATCTGTTTGCGACCCGCGGTGTTACAGTTCAAAATTGTAAAGAGGCGGAGAAATACTTGGTCGAAGATTATTCAGAGTTGCTAGGCGAAAACTTAGGTGTAATCGAGTATGGGCAAAGCGTTCAAAGCCTTGAGCTTGATCTCGACCCCGATGTTCTCGCTGAGAAGCTTAAGGAAGTTTATACGTATGCAGACTACTTCTCTGCTTTGAATCCTGTCTATTCTTATGGGTTTGAAGAGATTAAAAATTTGGCAATGGTTACGCTTTTCCGAAAGTCGCCAAACTTACAGCCAAACTTTAATAGAGGCTTCTACCCTTCTATGATGGACAGCCGAGAGTACAGCCAATTGATAAGAGAGAAGCTACTTGATCGAGTGATTAATGGACTAGATGGGAAGACTGTGGGGTTAACTGGCGGTCACCTTCCATTCTTTAAAGAAGAGCAGGGAGTATACTTGACTGCACTTTCAACATTTATCAATCGGGCTGACAGGGCGAATTCGGCAAGTCGTCCGATTCGTAGAAGTTTTACTGCGACGGTGAAGCTGAATGAAAAGGCATCAGGGTATGCTGGAGATTCTGGTACGCTATATAGGCTAGATTCAAACGGAATGCTGAATATTGCGACAGAGTCTAGAAACCCTGACCTATACAAAATGATGAAACGGCTTAATCTCCTTGATCAGCTGTTTAAGGGTGACATTGAGACCGTAGACATAGTTATGGAGAAGATTGAGAAAAACTCGGGTGACCTTAGAGTAGACTTTAATAGAAAGCGTCTGGAAGACTTTATGAGCCAGTTGCTTCGAGAAGCTGTAGATACTTTTGCGGAGGAGGAAATTTATTTCACGCCTGAGCAATATAATGCGCTTCTTACTATGCTAGATATGGGTGACGATTTTGATAGGACTGAAGAAGGTGCCTTCGATGAGGTTATCGCTAATCTAAAGAACAAGCTTGTAGAGTTCACGGAAAATCGTTTCGAAATCAGTAAGTTAGATATCTTAACGAAAGATGAATTGAATAGCTTTATGAGTGTTCTGGGCAGCTCGGATCTTTCTGCACAATATGGCCTTCTTTACAACTTGGTCGAACCTTAA
- a CDS encoding pseudouridine synthase, with amino-acid sequence MIVPCSNEDIPILKETKDLIAIQKPSGYLVHRSPLDQEKERLILQLLRRKLGYHLYPVHRLDKPTSGVLVLAKSSEAASEMGELFRSHQVKKIYHALVRGWLAEPLLLDYPLKHPDTGAIQECQTRFETVAEYTLPFPIDRFPEARYSLLQIEPKHGRRHQIRRHLKHLGHPIIGDTKYGKGNHNRLFRDQLGWQRLLLHCSELSFPWQGQELTITSYDQKESWHRSLSQF; translated from the coding sequence ATGATAGTGCCCTGTTCAAACGAAGACATCCCAATTTTAAAAGAAACCAAAGACCTAATAGCCATCCAGAAACCATCAGGCTACTTAGTCCACCGCTCACCACTCGACCAGGAAAAAGAACGCCTCATCCTCCAGCTCCTCAGACGCAAACTAGGCTACCACCTCTATCCAGTCCATCGGCTCGATAAACCCACGTCGGGAGTCTTAGTCCTGGCAAAGAGCTCCGAAGCAGCGAGTGAAATGGGAGAACTGTTCCGATCCCATCAGGTAAAAAAGATCTATCATGCCCTAGTCAGAGGCTGGCTAGCTGAACCACTGCTATTAGACTACCCTTTAAAGCATCCAGACACTGGTGCAATTCAAGAGTGTCAGACTAGGTTTGAAACGGTTGCAGAATATACTTTGCCATTCCCCATCGATCGATTTCCCGAGGCTCGCTATAGCCTTTTGCAGATCGAGCCCAAACATGGTCGTCGCCATCAGATCCGTCGGCATTTGAAGCACCTCGGGCATCCTATCATCGGAGATACCAAGTATGGCAAAGGAAATCATAATCGTCTCTTCCGCGATCAATTGGGTTGGCAGCGGCTTTTACTTCACTGTTCTGAACTATCGTTTCCTTGGCAGGGGCAAGAGCTTACGATTACTTCTTACGATCAAAAAGAGTCTTGGCATCGCTCCCTATCGCAGTTCTGA
- the rraA gene encoding ribonuclease E activity regulator RraA, producing the protein MMKASADVCDALGEKAHVLPLSWQSFGKLKGAVGPVATVKAPEDNTLVREALEKPGFGRVLVVDGDESLRCALLGGNLAELAATNSWAGVVVAGAVRDHDELIRTPIGIFALGTCPRKSLKRGLGEHDAAIRIGGVAIAPGDHIVADADGVVVVAKSHWESLP; encoded by the coding sequence ATGATGAAAGCCAGTGCTGATGTCTGCGATGCTCTTGGAGAAAAGGCCCATGTATTGCCACTTTCGTGGCAGTCTTTTGGTAAGTTGAAAGGAGCCGTGGGCCCAGTGGCCACGGTCAAGGCTCCTGAAGATAATACCTTAGTCCGTGAAGCCCTTGAAAAGCCTGGGTTTGGCCGAGTATTGGTCGTTGATGGTGATGAAAGCCTGCGCTGCGCGTTACTTGGGGGTAATCTTGCGGAGCTGGCAGCTACTAATAGTTGGGCTGGTGTTGTGGTGGCCGGCGCGGTGCGAGACCATGACGAGCTGATTCGCACTCCCATTGGAATCTTTGCCCTAGGGACCTGCCCAAGAAAATCGCTCAAACGTGGATTAGGTGAGCATGATGCAGCAATTCGTATTGGAGGCGTTGCAATCGCCCCAGGGGACCATATTGTTGCCGATGCGGATGGTGTGGTGGTCGTAGCTAAGTCCCATTGGGAAAGCTTGCCATGA
- a CDS encoding tRNA dihydrouridine synthase, protein MPYIWCPNDSNQRRGCVKMRGLESLGASFPFMVGPMVGLSHVAFRELIRSFTPANLDIKLFSEMLSTLRLPSERLDLSEELQITKRDRGSMIPQILGNEEWYIERSLRKLDHLEPWGIDINMGCPVKRTLRHNWGVRLMGDEDYAARVVETTRRHYQGPLSVKMRCGLKKEDPAYIDSFTAKLEAAGADWITIHARLQAEKHRGDANWSALTSVKKARKIPVVGNGDIQTSSDAIDMIEKYGLDGAMIGRAATARPWILWQIAHDLGLELEAPEGFSSPVPPRSREDEGMAYLMAVERFIALVDKHFENETKKVRKIRFFVTHSHRWLTFGHSFYSRCMKAKSIEALADTVRRYRETVSSFPMSERINLL, encoded by the coding sequence ATGCCCTATATCTGGTGTCCCAATGACAGCAACCAGAGGCGAGGGTGCGTAAAGATGCGCGGTTTGGAGAGTTTAGGAGCTTCTTTTCCATTTATGGTCGGGCCAATGGTCGGCCTTTCTCATGTAGCATTTCGTGAGCTAATCCGGTCTTTTACCCCAGCAAATCTGGATATCAAACTTTTCTCCGAAATGCTTTCCACTTTGAGGCTACCCAGCGAGCGCCTTGATCTTTCCGAAGAGTTGCAGATCACCAAGCGAGATCGAGGCAGTATGATTCCCCAGATTCTCGGCAATGAGGAGTGGTATATCGAGCGCAGTTTAAGAAAGCTCGATCACCTCGAACCTTGGGGTATTGATATTAATATGGGCTGCCCTGTAAAGCGGACCCTTCGCCACAACTGGGGAGTTCGTCTGATGGGCGACGAAGACTATGCTGCTCGTGTTGTGGAAACCACTCGCCGCCATTATCAGGGGCCTCTTAGCGTGAAGATGCGCTGTGGTCTCAAGAAAGAAGATCCTGCCTACATCGATTCGTTTACTGCCAAATTGGAAGCTGCCGGTGCAGATTGGATCACCATCCATGCTCGCCTCCAAGCTGAAAAGCATCGTGGTGACGCCAACTGGTCGGCCTTAACTAGCGTCAAAAAAGCTCGTAAGATTCCCGTGGTCGGCAATGGGGATATCCAGACTAGCAGCGATGCAATCGATATGATTGAGAAATATGGCCTTGACGGAGCTATGATCGGTCGCGCTGCTACAGCTAGGCCTTGGATTCTTTGGCAAATCGCCCACGATTTAGGGCTAGAGTTGGAGGCACCAGAGGGCTTTAGTTCCCCAGTTCCCCCTAGAAGCCGGGAAGATGAGGGGATGGCCTATCTGATGGCTGTTGAGCGATTTATTGCCCTGGTGGATAAGCACTTCGAGAATGAAACAAAGAAAGTGCGGAAAATTAGATTCTTTGTGACCCACTCTCATCGCTGGCTCACCTTTGGTCACTCCTTTTACTCGCGGTGCATGAAGGCAAAGTCTATCGAAGCCCTGGCGGATACCGTTCGCCGATACCGAGAAACTGTTAGCAGCTTTCCAATGAGTGAACGGATTAATCTCCTTTGA
- a CDS encoding Hsp20/alpha crystallin family protein — protein MLPSVFYRDLDKVPSLFGTSLLNDLIEGGHQAALRPAVDIGETEDAFLIKASLPGIKSDQIDIKLDKDKLILETKLEDSKEESSENWFRKEIHAGQYRRVFTLPDTIKRDAIDAKLDEGLLTIVLPKGEEHQPKTIKIS, from the coding sequence ATGTTACCATCTGTTTTTTACCGAGACTTAGACAAAGTTCCCTCTTTATTTGGGACTTCGCTTTTAAACGATCTTATTGAAGGAGGTCACCAGGCAGCTCTAAGACCTGCAGTTGATATTGGAGAAACTGAAGATGCATTTTTAATCAAAGCATCTCTACCTGGCATCAAGTCAGATCAGATCGATATCAAACTGGATAAGGATAAGCTGATCTTGGAAACAAAGTTAGAAGATTCTAAGGAAGAGTCTTCTGAGAATTGGTTTCGCAAGGAAATTCATGCAGGACAGTATCGCAGGGTCTTTACCCTACCTGATACGATCAAGCGGGATGCCATAGATGCGAAACTTGACGAGGGTCTGCTCACGATTGTTTTACCAAAAGGCGAGGAGCATCAGCCTAAAACGATTAAAATCTCATAG
- a CDS encoding c-type cytochrome, which produces MRLCDFFIPKLHALVLLVDVSLPSTGFGQLPTPPTPLPPVPQPPSPPTPEPPTPDPNPPADEVHGYDLYLEQCALCHGTDGEGTDRGYPIILLPKAYATEVIRQGRSGNDEFKIPMPAYDDETISDYQLAQMYEAIYKPLSAKTGKSLYLTYCSNCHGLEGEGGMSKRPVSTKLDQFKTFIRQGAGRQDYLNRNLYMPRWNARQISDDDIQLMIQYIKGENS; this is translated from the coding sequence ATGAGACTTTGTGATTTCTTTATTCCCAAACTGCATGCCCTTGTACTGCTTGTAGATGTTTCTCTACCTAGCACAGGCTTTGGTCAGTTACCTACACCGCCGACACCATTGCCGCCAGTACCGCAACCACCAAGTCCCCCTACGCCCGAGCCGCCGACGCCAGATCCTAACCCTCCGGCTGATGAGGTTCATGGTTACGATCTATATTTAGAGCAATGTGCTCTATGTCATGGCACGGACGGCGAGGGAACTGACCGTGGTTATCCTATCATTCTATTGCCAAAGGCCTACGCAACTGAGGTGATTCGACAAGGTCGTTCGGGTAACGATGAATTTAAGATTCCTATGCCTGCCTACGATGATGAAACCATCTCAGACTATCAGTTGGCTCAAATGTATGAGGCAATTTATAAACCTCTATCCGCAAAAACAGGAAAAAGCCTTTACCTCACGTACTGTAGTAACTGTCATGGCTTAGAGGGTGAGGGAGGAATGAGTAAAAGGCCTGTGTCAACGAAACTGGATCAATTTAAAACGTTCATCCGTCAAGGCGCTGGGAGGCAAGACTACCTCAATCGAAATCTGTATATGCCGCGTTGGAATGCAAGGCAAATTTCAGATGACGATATTCAGCTCATGATTCAATACATCAAAGGTGAAAACTCTTGA
- a CDS encoding c-type cytochrome: protein MKTIIAVITTLSSAAFAGEVTIPGFPSPPVVINPSEPPTPPTPPTPPGPTPPPSPGDPQPPTPPGGGDDSNFGLSGKEVYLKECAVCHGEIGEGTERGYRIQFPVRGFATYITRHGRKNHPDFDIDMPAYSRELISDQQMREMWDYLHNLPRPRTGKKVYETFCANCHGLDGRGGMSGESVLGELDEVYEYVREGEGYNNYWSRTDYMPRWNWQELPNEEIRMMIYYLYSLGGGYDDDDDDD from the coding sequence ATGAAGACTATCATCGCCGTTATCACAACTCTAAGTTCAGCTGCTTTTGCTGGGGAGGTAACCATACCTGGTTTTCCTAGCCCACCTGTGGTGATCAATCCCTCTGAACCACCAACACCTCCAACACCTCCAACACCACCAGGCCCCACACCACCGCCATCTCCTGGAGATCCCCAGCCCCCTACCCCACCGGGAGGTGGGGACGACTCCAACTTTGGCCTTTCTGGTAAAGAAGTTTATCTGAAAGAGTGTGCAGTATGTCATGGAGAGATTGGAGAGGGTACCGAGCGTGGCTATCGCATTCAGTTTCCCGTTCGAGGCTTTGCTACCTATATCACACGTCATGGTCGCAAGAATCATCCAGACTTTGATATCGATATGCCAGCCTATAGTCGTGAATTGATTTCCGATCAACAGATGAGGGAAATGTGGGACTACCTGCATAACCTCCCCCGACCGCGAACCGGAAAGAAGGTGTATGAAACCTTTTGCGCCAATTGTCACGGACTCGATGGTAGAGGAGGCATGTCCGGGGAATCGGTTCTTGGGGAGCTAGATGAAGTTTATGAATATGTACGGGAAGGGGAAGGCTATAATAACTATTGGTCTCGTACCGACTACATGCCTCGATGGAACTGGCAGGAACTTCCTAATGAAGAGATAAGAATGATGATTTACTACCTATACTCTTTGGGAGGGGGCTACGATGACGACGACGATGATGATTGA
- a CDS encoding S8 family serine peptidase has translation MRISLRGSILCLLSIVSASLFANPSPSSGVLVKFKNTPLSIAGKEPSKILSNGTLAYYPIPMQEIALWRIATENQEIEWLEPNYILKLDQLPDDEHLGEQWAMMDEAQGHIHAADAWLVTQGKREVVLGVIDSGVDYSHEDLVDNIWTNPQEIPGNGVDDDDNGYVDDLHGISTVKSSGDPMDTHGHGSHVAGIMGARGNNGKGIAGINWNVQIVGCSFIGAGGTGTTADAIECIDYMIDLKNKGVNIKAINNSWGGGEHSKALEEAWLRAHDAGIVMVSSAGNDRSNMDATPHYPSSYVTPSHIAVGSTDNSDELSSFSNYGVTTVPIAAPGGGIYSTVRNNRYSTMSGTSMASPHIAGAIGLMAARNDKLSATELRDILLEAADRIEGLESQIEKGRRLNLAKAIEFADPTPGFRLNSKVSRLKVSAGESIDFEINVRRIYDWQGAVSFTLDQVPKGLQVDFDREPRTPDEPLKVTILPDVSMTSMKLELRFTATSGDINDSLTIPLRIYPEGTRVLDYETPIKGQRIPSNMAEGLAIPFFVSEPGEVTDIKLELDVKHTWFSDLRGELITPEGDIIPLFQDLDHTLNHLQRTFSFEGLSYTMEGAWILRLVDSSYMSYGTLNEAKLQLVGVRSKLRPKPTILLESDRSKIEIPKDGIIEREIIVEGEGEVLAAAVSYHIEHRDHEDLVILLESPDRSIFKVPVKDSAEFNDQLIISDFPLRGIRGASSPGIWKLIIIAQDGRLTGSIESWSLRLMRAKQI, from the coding sequence ATGAGAATAAGTTTGCGCGGCAGCATACTTTGCCTGCTATCAATTGTGAGTGCATCATTATTTGCTAATCCGAGCCCGAGTTCAGGCGTCCTAGTGAAGTTTAAGAATACCCCTTTGTCGATCGCTGGCAAGGAACCTAGCAAGATATTGTCGAATGGAACATTGGCCTACTACCCCATACCAATGCAAGAAATTGCTCTATGGCGAATTGCGACAGAGAATCAGGAGATCGAATGGCTGGAGCCAAATTATATTTTAAAGCTCGATCAGCTACCTGATGATGAGCACCTAGGCGAACAGTGGGCAATGATGGATGAGGCTCAAGGCCACATCCATGCTGCTGATGCTTGGCTTGTCACACAGGGTAAGCGAGAGGTGGTTCTAGGGGTGATCGATTCTGGGGTCGACTATAGCCATGAAGATTTGGTCGACAACATTTGGACAAATCCCCAGGAGATCCCTGGAAACGGCGTTGATGACGATGACAATGGTTACGTCGATGACCTTCACGGCATTAGCACCGTCAAAAGCAGTGGAGATCCTATGGACACTCATGGACACGGCAGCCATGTAGCTGGGATAATGGGAGCTCGCGGTAATAATGGTAAGGGTATCGCAGGCATCAATTGGAACGTTCAAATTGTTGGTTGCAGCTTCATTGGTGCAGGTGGCACGGGCACCACAGCGGATGCCATTGAGTGCATTGATTATATGATCGACCTTAAAAATAAGGGAGTCAATATTAAGGCGATAAATAACAGTTGGGGTGGTGGTGAACACAGCAAAGCTCTGGAAGAGGCATGGCTTCGTGCTCACGACGCAGGTATCGTAATGGTAAGCTCTGCGGGCAATGATCGTAGTAATATGGATGCTACACCACACTATCCCTCATCCTATGTCACTCCCAGCCATATTGCAGTTGGTAGCACTGACAACTCCGATGAGTTATCATCGTTTTCCAATTATGGCGTCACCACTGTTCCCATTGCTGCCCCAGGTGGTGGAATCTATTCTACCGTCCGTAACAATCGATACTCCACGATGAGTGGCACTTCTATGGCATCGCCCCACATTGCAGGTGCAATCGGCCTTATGGCAGCTCGTAACGATAAACTTAGCGCTACCGAGTTACGTGATATTCTCCTTGAAGCAGCGGATCGCATAGAAGGGCTTGAAAGCCAAATAGAAAAAGGGCGAAGGCTGAACCTTGCCAAGGCTATCGAATTCGCCGACCCAACGCCAGGGTTCCGCCTGAATAGTAAGGTCAGTCGACTCAAGGTGAGTGCTGGTGAATCTATCGACTTCGAAATTAACGTTCGCAGAATCTATGATTGGCAGGGAGCCGTAAGCTTCACTCTCGATCAAGTACCAAAAGGGCTACAAGTGGATTTTGATCGGGAACCACGAACACCTGACGAACCCTTAAAGGTTACCATCCTACCCGATGTCTCCATGACATCGATGAAGCTTGAACTGCGATTTACAGCGACTTCGGGCGACATCAACGACTCTCTCACGATTCCCCTTCGCATCTACCCTGAAGGAACCCGCGTTCTTGATTATGAAACCCCCATCAAGGGACAACGTATTCCTTCAAACATGGCGGAGGGTCTAGCCATTCCATTTTTTGTATCAGAACCAGGAGAAGTGACTGATATTAAGCTTGAGCTTGATGTGAAGCATACTTGGTTTAGCGACCTTCGTGGAGAACTCATCACCCCAGAAGGAGATATCATCCCTTTGTTCCAAGATCTTGACCACACCTTGAACCACTTGCAACGAACATTTTCTTTTGAAGGCCTATCCTATACGATGGAAGGGGCTTGGATACTGCGCCTGGTGGATTCTTCCTATATGAGCTACGGCACTTTAAACGAGGCCAAGCTTCAACTGGTCGGAGTTCGTTCCAAACTGCGTCCCAAGCCAACGATTCTACTTGAAAGTGATCGCTCAAAGATTGAGATCCCTAAGGATGGTATCATTGAGCGCGAAATTATCGTTGAAGGCGAAGGTGAGGTACTGGCGGCGGCCGTATCCTATCATATTGAACATCGAGACCACGAAGACCTTGTGATTCTCCTTGAAAGCCCCGATAGAAGCATATTTAAGGTTCCCGTAAAAGACAGCGCTGAATTCAATGATCAACTGATTATTTCAGATTTTCCTCTCCGTGGTATTCGCGGTGCTAGTAGCCCCGGAATATGGAAGCTCATTATCATCGCCCAAGATGGACGACTGACAGGAAGTATAGAATCTTGGTCTCTTAGATTGATGCGAGCAAAGCAGATATAA